In Desulfobulbus oralis, one DNA window encodes the following:
- the hisI gene encoding phosphoribosyl-AMP cyclohydrolase, with product MIELDFKKGADGLLPAVAQDYQTGEVLMLAYINQLAWEKTLATGKAHYWSRSRQELWLKGGTSGHVQLIREILVDCDRDTVIYKVEQVGDAACHTGYRSCFFRRVQGDTLVPVYEDKVFDPGKVYGVK from the coding sequence ATGATCGAACTGGACTTCAAAAAAGGTGCAGACGGCCTTTTGCCCGCAGTGGCGCAGGATTACCAGACCGGCGAAGTCTTGATGCTGGCCTATATCAACCAGCTCGCCTGGGAAAAGACGCTCGCAACCGGCAAGGCCCATTACTGGAGCCGCTCGCGGCAGGAACTCTGGCTCAAGGGCGGGACTTCGGGCCATGTCCAGCTTATCAGGGAAATTCTGGTGGACTGCGACAGGGATACGGTCATTTACAAGGTGGAGCAGGTGGGCGACGCGGCCTGCCATACCGGTTACAGGAGCTGTTTTTTTCGCCGGGTGCAGGGCGACACGCTGGTGCCGGTGTACGAGGACAAGGTTTTTGATCCCGGGAAAGTGTACGGTGTAAAATAA
- the hisG gene encoding ATP phosphoribosyltransferase, translating to MEVLKLGIPKGSLEEATIELFRKSGWRIKLASRNYFPEVDDPELSCSICRPQEMSRYVESGMLDAGITGKDWTLENESDVAVVANLVYSKVSRKPARWVVAVPQDSGISTVEQLHGKRVATELVNVSRRFFESRGIEVDISFSWGATEAKAVSGLADAIVEITETESTIRANGLKVIHELMQSNVQLIANHAAMADPWKANKIGNIAMLLQGALRADRIVGLKMNVPASRLDEVIGLLPSLNAPTVAQLYKTEWFSVETVVSEQQVRDLVPTLKQAGAEGIIEYALNKVI from the coding sequence GTGGAAGTTTTGAAACTGGGCATCCCCAAGGGCAGTCTCGAGGAGGCCACCATCGAGCTGTTCAGAAAATCCGGCTGGCGCATCAAGCTGGCCTCGCGCAACTACTTTCCGGAAGTCGATGATCCGGAGCTGTCGTGCAGCATCTGCAGGCCGCAGGAGATGTCGCGCTACGTGGAATCCGGTATGCTGGACGCGGGCATTACCGGCAAGGACTGGACGCTGGAGAACGAGTCGGATGTGGCGGTGGTCGCCAATCTGGTTTACTCCAAGGTGAGCCGTAAGCCGGCGCGCTGGGTGGTGGCTGTGCCGCAGGACTCCGGCATCAGCACGGTGGAGCAACTGCACGGCAAGCGGGTCGCCACCGAGCTGGTCAATGTGAGCCGCAGGTTTTTTGAGTCCAGGGGCATCGAGGTGGATATCAGCTTTTCCTGGGGGGCAACCGAGGCCAAGGCTGTATCGGGTCTGGCCGATGCCATCGTGGAGATTACGGAAACCGAAAGCACCATCCGCGCCAACGGCCTCAAGGTGATTCATGAGCTGATGCAGTCCAATGTGCAGCTCATCGCCAACCATGCGGCCATGGCCGATCCATGGAAGGCGAACAAAATCGGCAACATCGCCATGCTGTTGCAGGGGGCGCTCCGGGCCGACCGGATTGTCGGCCTGAAGATGAATGTGCCCGCCTCCAGGCTGGATGAGGTTATCGGCCTGCTGCCGAGCCTCAATGCGCCCACCGTGGCTCAGCTCTACAAGACCGAATGGTTTTCGGTGGAAACCGTGGTGTCCGAGCAGCAGGTACGGGATCTGGTGCCCACGCTGAAGCAGGCCGGAGCCGAAGGCATCATCGAGTATGCGTTGAACAAGGTCATTTGA
- the yihA gene encoding ribosome biogenesis GTP-binding protein YihA/YsxC, translating to MDKLPLEQARFLLSAHTLAQLPPAGVPEIAFAGRSNVGKSSLINRLLGRKGLVQASSRPGKTRCLNFFALADSAYFVDLPGYGYAQVSLAERRHWGEVVAAYVEKRSTLVAVVVICDLRHELKRHDFELVAWLRHIGRPYIVVYTKADKLGRSQQERHAAILDAGLNIGREERILFSAQTGQGRDALLAQVQARLAAALQ from the coding sequence ATGGACAAACTGCCCCTCGAGCAGGCGCGTTTTTTGCTGTCAGCCCATACTCTGGCCCAGTTGCCGCCTGCCGGCGTGCCGGAAATCGCCTTTGCGGGCCGTTCCAATGTGGGCAAGTCCAGTCTGATCAACCGGCTGCTGGGCCGCAAAGGCCTGGTACAGGCCAGCAGTAGGCCGGGTAAAACCCGTTGTCTCAATTTTTTTGCCCTGGCCGATTCCGCCTATTTCGTGGATCTGCCAGGCTACGGCTATGCGCAGGTTTCGCTGGCAGAGCGCCGTCACTGGGGCGAAGTGGTGGCAGCCTATGTGGAAAAGCGATCAACACTGGTGGCTGTGGTGGTCATCTGCGATCTGCGCCACGAGCTGAAGCGGCACGACTTCGAACTGGTGGCCTGGCTCAGGCATATCGGCCGGCCGTATATCGTGGTCTACACCAAGGCCGATAAGCTGGGGCGCAGCCAGCAGGAGCGGCACGCAGCCATTCTGGACGCCGGGCTGAACATCGGGCGGGAGGAGCGCATCCTGTTTTCCGCACAAACAGGGCAGGGCAGGGATGCCCTGCTGGCACAGGTGCAGGCGAGGCTGGCGGCAGCGCTCCAGTAG